In a single window of the Podospora pseudocomata strain CBS 415.72m chromosome 2 map unlocalized CBS415.72m_2, whole genome shotgun sequence genome:
- the RMS1 gene encoding Ribosomal lysine N-methyltransferase 4 (EggNog:ENOG503NWQB; COG:S; BUSCO:EOG09261WJ8), with protein sequence MEVDSDADSRFLEGTRHFLSWFQSLPGATFHKHIAIEDLRSRNAGRGIVAQADIAADTVLFTIPRNSILCAATSPLKDKLPEIFDLDNDDEDESGDESDGDNQNSWTLLILILIHEYLQGSSSQWKPYLDVLPSTFNTPMFWTPSQLSFLQASAVTSKIGQEEADKMIASKILPVIRSHPQIFFPSSATPLSDDQLIQLAHRMGSTIMSYAFDLEQDMEIPEQLENDDEWEEDREGKTMLGMVPMADILNADAEFNVHINHAEDALTAVSLRPIRKGEEILNFYGPLSSAELLRRYGYVTEKHARWDVVELSWSLISSALQSKLQAQPEVWEKVCALVQQDEEFEEAFVLERQSPDPSSTGLLEEPAEFTSLPDELGEQFKLCLKACKKITDSKNDMALRALNDKDWRKRLYLETILEAVTQREREYGTTLEQDDQLLSANPSDQREKMAVWVRRGEKLVLREARAWITTQLEELRNRPVDQPQDEGRAAKRRRI encoded by the exons ATGGAGGTCGATAGCGACGCAGACTCCCGGTTTTTGGAGGGGACACGTCATTTTCTCTCCTGGTTCCAATCTCTGCCGGGAGCAACCTTCCATAAGCATATTGCGATTGAGGATCTGAGGAGTCGAAATGCAGGACGGGGTATTG TCGCCCAGGCCGACATTGCTGCCGACACAGTTCTCTTCACTATCCCACGCAACAGCATTCTTTGCGcggcaacctcccccttAAAAGACAAACTCCCTGAAATATTTGACCtcgataatgatgatgaggacgagtCTGGAGATGAAAGTGATGGCGATAACCAAAACTCTTGGACGCTCCtgatcctcatcctcatccacgaATATCTGCAAGGGTCCTCCTCTCAGTGGAAGCCTTACCTCGacgtcctcccctccaccttcaacaccccTATGTTCTGGACACCCTCGCAGCTTTCCTTCCTTCAAGCTTCTGCCGTTACATCCAAGATCGGTCAGGAGGAGGCCGATAAGATGATCGCATCCAAGATCCTCCCTGTCATccgctcccacccccaaataTTCTTCCCCTCGTCAGCCACGCCCCTCTCCGATGACCAACTCATCCAGCTGGCGCACCGCATGGGCTCCACCATCATGTCATATGCTTTTGATCTTGAGCAGGACATGGAGATCCCCGAGCAGCTGGAGAACGACGACgaatgggaggaggaccGCGAAGGGAAAACTATGCTGGGGATGGTGCCCATGGCAGACATTTTGAACGCCGACGCCGAGTTCAATGTGCACATCAACCACGCCGAAGATGCCCTGACTGCTGTCTCACTCCGCCCCATcagaaagggggaggagattcTCAACTTTTACGGCCCGCTATCGAGTGCCGAGCTGCTCCGACGGTATGGATACGTCACGGAGAAGCATGCCAGGTGGGATGTGGTCGAGTTGTCTTGGAGTCTCATTTCGTCTGCGCTGCAGTCCAAGCTCCAAGCCCAGCCAGAGGTCTGGGAAAAGGTATGCGCGTTGGTGCAGCAggacgaggagtttgaggaggcaTTCGTTCTGGAACGTCAGAGTCCGGATCCTTCGTCCACAGGGTTGTTGGAAGAGCCGGCCGAGTTTACCTCTCTCCCCGACGAGCTCGGTGAGCAGTTCAAGCTTTGTCTAAAGGCCTGCAAAAAAATAACCGACAGCAAAAACGATATGGCCCTTCGCGCACTGAACGACAAGGACTGGAGAAAGAGGTTATACCTAGAAACCATATTGGAGGCTGTGACGCAGAGAGAAAGGGAATACGGTACCACACTAGAGCAGGATGATCAGCTCCTCAGTGCTAATCCGTCCGACCAACGAGAAAAGATGGCTGTGTGGGTGCGCCGGGGGGAGAAGCTTGTTCTAAGAGAAGCACGAGCGTGGATCACCACGCAGCTCGAGGAGCTGAGAAACAGACCCGTGGATCAGCCACAAGACGAAGGGAgggcggcgaagaggaggagaatatAA
- a CDS encoding uncharacterized protein (BUSCO:EOG09262D4G; EggNog:ENOG503NVSN; COG:S): MSSSTTSSTFRRAFKSVTPTPTSTDTLRDRLAAVLPHGFKFAVYHLSTPPTKTEPLCSAPPDERPDKTFGESHFLAISIDRDHDAPASLKRASPGADEAKATEPRAQVLVFAVEIFIFTTAYSTTLFVGKADSTGYLHLLKLPKGTSSPIRQVTAIFLAYLIEHRRRKNTQTIVNLFARAQSQYLFPGSVQNDGKHILDDRGLVKWWCRVLNPLMEGLRGEAWGTPKGYLFVPGLEETDTRAFVPRTATSADNWVIGHPLEKISHYVDEFDWVPPRCLIPRYPDDPKSRFRDELDEEVSKRKQGIWKWASVKNLDQFWEMMSFRQECSSGRLTGFIWLVFNPIKKDTAAQAKTNTSASSFDAPFLSHNPPSTPPRRRVDILAQTPRSNRGSPLKQDLDGSPPQPDRRKKKDKLKRKKKKLTGPIISRPPKVKRQLRNYLLDRPTSTKYYYWPPEGRGAKVVSESEYKRDIELLLHLDFSTLDKAVGSSRRWISQAGVGADEWGASVLGKAKTQGNLFGSVSSGNQGAVVTNLTGLVRRKGPSQETGQSTAGSNESGPISINVLDAGLIRKKPKDKA, translated from the coding sequence ATGTCTTCgtccaccacatcctcgACCTTCAGACGTGCCTTCAAGAGTGTGACTCCGACTCCAACCAGCACCGACACCCTTCGCGATCGACTCGCTGCCGTGTTGCCTCACGGCTTCAAGTTTGCCGTTTACCACCTCTCGACGCCCCCGACCAAGACCGAACCTCTCTGCTCGGCCCCACCAGACGAACGGCCAGACAAGACATTTGGCGAAAGCCACTTCCTGGCCATCTCGATAGATCGCGACCACGATGCGCCTGCCTCCTTAAAGCGCGCTTCGCCCGGTGCCGACGAGGCCAAAGCCACCGAGCCCAGAGCCCAGGTGTTGGTCTTTGCTGTCGAGATCTTCATCTTCACGACAGCCTACTCGACCACGCTGTTCGTGGGCAAGGCGGACTCGACTGGCTACCTGCATCTTCTCAAGCTCCCCAAGGGCACCTCATCGCCCATCCGCCAAGTGACAGCCATATTCCTCGCCTACCTGATCGAACATCGTCGACGCAAGAACACACAGACCATCGTGAACCTCTTTGCCCGCGCCCAGTCGCAGTATCTGTTTCCAGGTAGCGTGCAAAATGACGGCAAACATATTCTCGACGACCGGGGCCTGGTCAAATGGTGGTGCAGAGTGCTCAACCCACTGATGGAGGGATTGAGAGGGGAGGCGTGGGGAACCCCGAAAGGGTACCTCTTCGTCCCGGGTCTGGAGGAGACTGACACGAGGGCCTTTGTTCCACGGACAGCTACGAGTGCAGACAACTGGGTTATCGGCCATCCCTTGGAAAAGATATCCCATTACGTCGACGAGTTCGACTGGGTGCCGCCGCGCTGCCTGATCCCGCGCTACCCCGACGACCCCAAATCCCGATTTCGCGACgagctggacgaggaggtcTCCAAACGCAAGCAGGGAATATGGAAGTGGGCGAGCGTCAAAAATCTTGACCAGTTCTGGGAAATGATGTCGTTTCGCCAGGAGTGCTCAAGTGGACGGCTCACTGGTTTTATTTGGCTAGTTTTTAACCCCATCAAGAAGGATACTGCCGCCCAAGCAAAGACTAACACGTCCGCTTCGTCATTTGACGCGCCATTCTTGTCTCACAACCCACCCTCCACACCTCCCCGTCGGCGCGTGGATATCCTCGCTCAGACTCCCCGCTCCAATAGAGGCAGCCCGCTGAAACAAGATTTGGATGGTTCGCCCCCGCAACCAGATCGTCGCAAGAAAAAGGACAAgttgaagagaaagaagaagaagctgacgGGCCCCATCATATCGCGACCGCCCAAGGTGAAGCGCCAGCTCCGCAACTATCTACTCGACCGACCGACGTCGACAAAGTACTATTACTGGCCCCCAGAAGGACGGGGTGCCAAAGTGGTCAGCGAGTCGGAATACAAGAGGGATATCGAGCTTCTGTTGCACCTGGACTTTTCGACACTGGACAAGGCGGTGGGAAGTTCTCGGCGCTGGATCAGTCAGGCAGGCGTTGGCGCTGACGAGTGGGGTGCTTCGGTTCTCGGTAAGGCTAAGACACAAGGAAACCTCTTTGGGAGTGTGAGCAGTGGTAATCAGGGGGCCGTCGTGACCAACTTGACAGGACTAGTGCGCAGGAAAGGGCCATCACAAGAGACAGGGCAAAGCACGGCAGGCTCTAATGAGAGCGGGCCAATCTCCATCAATGTCCTTGATGCGGGGTTGATACGAAAGAAGCCAAAGGACAAGGCATGA